The stretch of DNA CCATTGGATATTTCACCAGCCCTATTAAAAAAATGATTGCCGCCACCAAGGCCATCGCGGACGGGAAATATCAAGAGAGGATTCCCGTGGAATCTCACGATGAACTGGGTGATTTAATGGAATCCTTGAACTCCATGGCTGAGGCCTTGGATCGACACCGTTATTTGCAAGAGCAACTTCTGATCAATGTTTCCCATGAACTCGCCACCCCGCTCACCAATATCGGAGGCTACTTGGAGGCCTTGGAAGATGATGTCATTAAAAAAGAAAAACAAAAAGAAGTGTATGGGCTCATGCATGAAGAAACCGAGCGGCTCAAAAAAATGCTCCGAGAGCTTCGAGCCCTTCCCTTGCTTGAAAAAACGCAGTTTCAAATCCACCCCTCTCTACACAATATCGAAGCCTTGTGTAAAAAAGTCATCAAACAAATTCAACCCCAGTTTGATGCTAAAAAAGTTTCCCTGCGCTTTGTCTCCGAGCTTGAATCCAAGGAAGTTTTGCTCGATAAAGACCGCAGCACACAAATCCTTTTGAACTTGCTGAACAATGCC from Candidatus Gracilibacteria bacterium encodes:
- a CDS encoding HAMP domain-containing sensor histidine kinase, which produces MKTSLRNKLFLSYVLMILLTLGILSWFVDEQVSEHFSRFAEDFMNQGLPMTPGPRVEVFLQAIQKSMFLTMMAAAFFAILISFMTIGYFTSPIKKMIAATKAIADGKYQERIPVESHDELGDLMESLNSMAEALDRHRYLQEQLLINVSHELATPLTNIGGYLEALEDDVIKKEKQKEVYGLMHEETERLKKMLRELRALPLLEKTQFQIHPSLHNIEALCKKVIKQIQPQFDAKKVSLRFVSELESKEVLLDKDRSTQILLNLLNNALQYTPAHKSVLVHLTQTEKETILSVEDEGQGIPAKALPYIFERFYRVDASRNRKTGGVGIGLAIVKELVEAHGGRVEVTSTEGKGSRFSVYFLN